Within Micromonas commoda chromosome 9, complete sequence, the genomic segment tgacaatcagctgacgagtgtgccggcggagatcgggcagctcgcaTCGCTGGACGGGTTGTACCTCGGCAaaaatcagctgacgagcgtgccggcggagatcgggcagctcacgtcgctggggTTGTTGGGCCTTGACAACAATCAACTgtcgagcgtgccggcggagatcgggcggCTCACTGCGCTGAAGGGGTTGGACCTCCAGAaaaatcagctgacgagcgtgccggcggaggtcgggcagctcacgtctCTGGAGGCGTTGCGCCTCCAACAcaatcggctgacgagcgtTCCGGCAGAGATtgggcagctcgcgtcgcttgAGAAGTTGTACGTCGCcgacaatcagctgacgagcatgccggcggagatctggcggctcacgtcgctgagggaGTTGTATCTCGAAGAcaatcggctgacgagcttgccggcggagattgggcaGCTCGCGTTGCTGAAGGAGTTGTGGCTCAACGACAATGAGCTGACAGGtttgccggcggagatcgggcagctcacatCACTGAGGGGATTGTACCTCtacggcaatcagctgacgagcgtgccggcggagatcgggcagctcatgTCGCTGAGGGAGTTGTACCTCCAaggcaatcagctgacgagtgtGCCGGCCGCAATGCGCGAGCTTGAAGCGGCGGGCTGCAATGTGGATCTGGATAACGGCGTGACaatggacgacgagggtgacgTTGGAGTGCTCCGGACATGGCGGGCGATGTGCCCCGAACTGCAGGAGAGGTGGCCGGAGGACGTGCAACCGGAGGATTGGGAAGGGGTGGCGATAGAAAACGGCCGGGTGGTGGAGCTCGACTTGGAAGACGTTGGCCCGACCGGagcggtgccggcggagatcgggcagctcacgtcgctggagagGTTGATCCTGAtcggcaatcagctgacgagcgtgccggcggagatcgggcagctcacgtcgctggacgTGTTGAACCTCagcggcaatcagctgacgagcgtgccggcggagatcgggcagctcacctTTCTGGGGTGTTTGGATCTCAGCTACAATTAtctgacgagcttgccggcggagatcgggcagctcatgTCGCTTCG encodes:
- a CDS encoding predicted protein — its product is MVLNLSGNQLTSVPAEIGQLTSLERLCLNDNQLTSVPAEIGRLASLTELYLEDNQLTSLPAEIGQLASLEWLCLIDNQLTSVPAEIGQLASLDGLYLGKNQLTSVPAEIGQLTSLGLLGLDNNQLSSVPAEIGRLTALKGLDLQKNQLTSVPAEVGQLTSLEALRLQHNRLTSVPAEIGQLASLEKLYVADNQLTSMPAEIWRLTSLRELYLEDNRLTSLPAEIGQLALLKELWLNDNELTGLPAEIGQLTSLRGLYLYGNQLTSVPAEIGQLMSLRELYLQGNQLTSVPAEIGQLTSLDVLNLSGNQLTSVPAEIGQLTFLGCLDLSYNYLTSLPAEIGQLMSLRLLDLDDNRLASVPAEIGQLRSLRELFLNGNLLTSVPAEIGQLTVRELYLENNQLTSVPAEVGQLAALEQLNLSRNKLTSVPAEIGLLTSLRWLLLNGNQLTSVPGEIGQLTSLRLLFLSSGEPAAIRKLREAGCKVVMVDD